The genomic DNA ACTGCCGAAGGGCGAGAAAGGGCTACAGTTTAATGGGTTCAACAAAGACATCAAGGACTCCCGAGGGTGTTCAAAGTGTGCGCGTGACATTGCGACGTAGCCCCATCGGAACACCGGAACGACATCGCCTTGTATTGCGTGGTCTGGGCCTTCGGCATATTCGGCAGACGGTTATCCACCCCGATACGCCTCAGGTGCGCGGGATGATCCATAAGGTGGGCTACCTGCTAGAGGTTGGACAGCCATGAACCTCCATGATTTAGCTCCCGCGCAAGGAGCAAAGAAGAGACGGAAACGTATCGGACGGGGACCGGGGTCCGGTCACGGGAAAACTTCCACCAAAGGTCATAAAGGCCTGTTGGCTCGATCTGGAGGCGGTAAGCGTCCTGGATTTGAGGGCGGGCAAATGCCATTGGTGCGCCGACTGCCTAAGTTCGGGTTTACCAACCCATCCCGAACTGAATATGCCATCGTCAACATTAAGAGTTTTGAGCAATGGGCCGGCAACGAGACGGTCACTCCGCAAGCGATGGTTGATGCTGGATTAGTGAAGCGAAAAAAACTGCCGATTAAAATTCTCGGCAATGGTGAGTTGAGGAAATCGCTCGTGGTTCAGGCACATAAATTCAGTAAATCGGCTGAAGCAAAGATCCAAGCGGCCGGAGGGCGAGTCGAGGTCATCGGCGGTGCTTGAACGGCTCCTGACCAGTTTTCAGAATATCTTCAAGATTCCCGAGCTGCGTACTCGTGTACTCTTCACGCTCGGCATGCTGGTGGTGTATCGGATCGGGTCCCACATTCCGACTCCCGGTATTAACGGTGAAGCTCTCTCCGAGTTTTTGCAGAAACAGGGTGGGGCCCTGCTTGGGTTTCTCGATATTTTCTCAGGCGGGTCATTATCCCGCCTGACGATCTTTGCGCTGGGTATCATGCCGTACATCAGCGCATCGATCATCCTCCAATTGTTGACGGTCGTCATCCCGCATTTGACCAAATTGGCTAAGGAGGGGGAGCGGGGTCGGAAGAAAATCATTCAGTACACCAGGTTCGGGACGATCGGTATTGCCTTGATTCAGGGGTTTGGAATAGCAGTTGGGTTGGAACAAATGAATCAGGGAGCGTTCGTGCTGAATGCTGGGTGGGGATTCCGTCTCATGACGGTCATCACGCTGACGGCCGGCACGGGTTTCCTGATGTGGCTTGGTGAGCAGATCACTGAGCGAGGAATCGGCAATGGAATCTCATTGATCATTTTTGCCGGTATTGTCGCCCGGCTGCCTGCAGCCGTGGCGCAGACCTACAATCTATACGAAATCGGCCAGCTCAATGCCTTCTTATTGATTGCCTTGGCTCTCTTGATGGTCGGCGTTGTCGCCGCAATTGTTTTTCTGGAAAGCGGACGGCGAAAAATTCCGGTGCAGTATGCAAAACGAGTGATCGGGCGACGAGTCTACGGAGGGCAGAGCACGCACATTCCGTTGAAGATCAATACGGCCGGGGTCATTCCTCCCATATTTGCCTCGTCGATCATCGCGTTTCCTGCGACCATTGCAGGGTTTTTTGAGACGCCATGGGTAAAATCGATCGGGGCGCAGCTGGCTCCGGGATCACTGCTCTACACGTTGATGTATGTGGGGCTCATCATCTTCTTCTGTTTTTTCTACACCGCCGTTGTCCTCAATCCGGTCGATATGGCCGACAATATGAAAAAGTACGGAGGTTTTATTCCTGGTATCAGGCCCGGTCA from Nitrospira sp. includes the following:
- a CDS encoding LSU ribosomal protein L30p (L7e), with product MGSTKTSRTPEGVQSVRVTLRRSPIGTPERHRLVLRGLGLRHIRQTVIHPDTPQVRGMIHKVGYLLEVGQP
- a CDS encoding LSU ribosomal protein L15p (L27Ae); the encoded protein is MNLHDLAPAQGAKKRRKRIGRGPGSGHGKTSTKGHKGLLARSGGGKRPGFEGGQMPLVRRLPKFGFTNPSRTEYAIVNIKSFEQWAGNETVTPQAMVDAGLVKRKKLPIKILGNGELRKSLVVQAHKFSKSAEAKIQAAGGRVEVIGGA
- a CDS encoding Protein translocase subunit SecY, whose protein sequence is MLERLLTSFQNIFKIPELRTRVLFTLGMLVVYRIGSHIPTPGINGEALSEFLQKQGGALLGFLDIFSGGSLSRLTIFALGIMPYISASIILQLLTVVIPHLTKLAKEGERGRKKIIQYTRFGTIGIALIQGFGIAVGLEQMNQGAFVLNAGWGFRLMTVITLTAGTGFLMWLGEQITERGIGNGISLIIFAGIVARLPAAVAQTYNLYEIGQLNAFLLIALALLMVGVVAAIVFLESGRRKIPVQYAKRVIGRRVYGGQSTHIPLKINTAGVIPPIFASSIIAFPATIAGFFETPWVKSIGAQLAPGSLLYTLMYVGLIIFFCFFYTAVVLNPVDMADNMKKYGGFIPGIRPGQRTSDYIYNVLTKITFAGAIYLAIVCVIPEFLIYKLNVPFYFGGTSLLIVIGVGLDTAQQIESHMLMRNYEGFLGKGMAPLRGRSG